Sequence from the Phragmites australis chromosome 6, lpPhrAust1.1, whole genome shotgun sequence genome:
GCTGCTGGACTGCTGCCATTTTTCCTACTTCGTTTTGGTAAATCATGGTTCTCTATTATTTTCCTAACTCATTCATATCTTGGGAGAGCTCAGTCTTCTATTTCCCTGACCTAATCTTGGCTGTTTTCCCCTTCCGTTTCTGCATTTTTAACTCTACCTGAATCTTATTCAAACTACAAGCCTGAGGAGGTTCAAACTTAAATCTGTGCAGAAACGTGGTTGGATCTGAAAATTTCTTTGCGCTAGGAAAGATGAGATAATGCGGTGTCCTGTTACTGATTCCTGAAGAAACGGCCGGCTGCGTTCCTGTCTCCTTCCCTGTCGGCGCGCTGTCTGGCAGGCCCTGCAGTGGCGTTCCATACGTTAGCTAGGAAGAATGTAGAGCAAAACAAGGAGTTGGAGTAGAACATCAGAGGTTGCTAGCATTTTGTTTCAAAATCTTATCACAGTTTCGGCCAATCATAGGATACTATGGCACGCCACACTTGTAAAAGAAAGTGGTAAGCTGTGAACGTGATGCAACCAGACCGGTAGCTTCTGGCCACGGTTGAGGCATACCAGACTTTTTCTTAATTAAACCCAACGCGTCATGGATACAGATATGTGGAGAGGTTGGTTTCCATTTTCCCTCGGATGTAGGTTGGGTGGGGCTGCTCAAATAGAAGCGGCCAAATTTGAGTAACTCGGTGTGTGCAAGCATGTGGCGTTCATGATTGCATTCTCTACCCGTGCCTTTCGAGAAGGGTGGACCTAACAGGGGGCGGCTAGCGGGTTAGGGTAGTATCGATATTACTTTTtggagtaaattttataaatctataactatttatattttgtaATAGAGAACTACAATTTCTAATATCTATTTTATGAAACTGTAACTATTTATGTTCTTAATAATGCAAGactataattttttagattGGTCCTACCTGTCAGATATACATTTtcacaaaattataatatttttagctCGTGTGACTGATGGATTTGATcagttaaaaaattataattttacaTTACTAAAGGTATGAGCAGTTATAGTTTGAAATAGGTCTCAGAATTTATAATTCTCTaatacaaatatataaatagttataggtttGTGAAAATTACTTTTTTATGACTCGTTGTTTTGCTAGGACAAGACAAGAGGGTAGAAAGTGACTAGGGTGGACTTGCGACGACTCGGCTGTTGCCAGGAAGGTTCTTGGTTCGATCATTAAATGGCAGATTGATAGTCTGTTAACGTCATCGTTTTCTTCTAATTTGCAAAGGTTCTTCCACAAATATCAACATCTACACGACGTCACGTGTTGAGGCACTATCGGAACGGAAAAGACAGGCACAATTAAACGATCGAGCTATTAATGTCCACTTTGTGGTTGCTACAATGACAACTAAGGAAAGACGAAGGGACCCGCGGGAGCAATCACACACACGCACCTGGTGGAGAGTTTCGAAGGAGAGAAACAAAACAACCCCGCATCTTCAAAAGAGATAAGCTAAGCGCCATCCAAATCGCCACCTAGGTTAAAGTCTAAAGAAGGCATAGATCAATGGCGCAATTTACTCGTGTGTACGTTTTTAGCAAAATACTCTCTCGCGTTGCTTCAGACATCGTCCcaaaaacacatatttgaatactattttttatgaaatatatttataaatatagcaAAGTTATACTATTATAAAACTACTTTCGAGACAAATTTACCTACATCACTTTCAAATATTCAAACTCAATAAATAAAGAGTAATTTATAACCAAAATTTAAAGATGCTAACTACACATAACctaaaacgacacttatttctAACGAAAGGGGGCAACTTATTCATATTGTACCCACAGTAGTCTCCGTATCCTGATGTAAATCAGCATGTGCCTGTCCATGTGGCATGCTTAAACATGCCAATTTGGGTCCCTAATTATGCTAGTTATTGAGATTTGGTGCTTGAGTGGCACTCTTAACAAGTTCAGGAATCCAAATCTACATTTTAAGAGTTTAAAGGCGTACTTCCTCCATTTTGCTATGTTTGTCTATTGTCTCGAGAATATCTGTTTTACAATATCTGCTTTAAAGGGTAAAAATTAATACACCTAGAGCAATTAAGGTAGGTTTGTTCCAAAGGGGGGGACACATAATTCTATGGGATTTATTGCACCTTTTGCATTGCTTTTTTAATACCCCAAGTTTGTAGACATCTCTAGAGCGTGCTAGTGGCCGTTCACGTGTTAAACATGTCACGATGTCGGCAGTAGTCTAGCCTAGTTGGGTTTGTATTTGTTGCGCTACCAATAGTGGAGAGCTTGTTGCAACTCATTAGACTGGAACCCATCCATTTTTTACTCTCAACCCATTGCTCATGGTATTCATACATTCAttcatacatgtatatatacagtTCATTTACATTTTCTCGAAATACAGAAATATTATAAGTCCTTTGATCATACATTGCATTTACATGTGTTTTtcaaacatacatacatataggtTACAACAGAAATGGTATTTCCAAAAGAAATGTCGTCTTCTTCGAAGAGAGCATTTTCCTCTAGGAGGCTGAGCATGGTAAATATCCCAAGCCAAATAATTTCCTAAATTCCCTATGACCATTTATTTGTGACTATTATTTTCATCTCACAAGTAAATGATCATGGCATTTTAGGAAATAACCGAAAATCCAATAAATGAgctaaaattcaagaaattcggCCTTTGACTTTTCCAAGCCATGGCATTTTTTAGAAACACCCCTAAAACTCCAGAAGTAGCAAAATTAAACCACATATGCCATGGAAACCGCACTAAGGATCAAAATGCAACACCACCATTCTTGTAAAGGGTCCAAAAATGCCAAAGAGCCACATTTCAAATCCAAGAATAATTCATTCATGAATTATTAGCCTCATACCTAGCCTCTAATTTCCCAAAAGTTACAATAATGCCATAACCAAAATTACCAATATAGCTTCACTACCACCGAACCGGTTTAGGTGTCAAAGCCACATTATCACAAACATGCCAAATGACACCTAGCAAGTCTAGGTGTCAACCCCACCAATTTACCATGCCATGCAAATAGagaaaatattgcaaatagGATAGAAATCATGTAGTATAAATAGGCAAGGGGAGGTCACCATGAAACCCTAATGCCATTTTGGTCAAGGGGGTCAAGATGAGCTCATTCCTCTTATCCCATTCTTCTTTCTCTTGCTCAAGTTCATGGCTAAAATGAGTGCATGTCCATGCCATGAAAAGGAGCAAGGTGGACTTGAGAAGGATTCATCAAGAGCATAGCGATCAAGCATACCATCTCACCATCTAGCATCAACCTCCTTGATCAAGGTATGTTCTAGATGAGAGTAGTTGCTTTCATTTTCCTTATGTTACTAGATGTAAAAAAGAACTAGAAATGCATAGGAGTTGCTTGAGCAAGATTCTTGCTACTAGAAATTTGTAGGAGTTGACTGAGCATGTCATCATGAGCATTTTATCTAGACATTTAGATCTGAACATGCTTAAACAACCTAGAAAAAGAGAGCATAAATCTGACAGAACCATCATAAGGATTAAGAACTAGTTGCATTGAAAGATTAACAAGTGTTGCAACTAGATAGTATGCTCATATTGATCTAGTCATCACTGCATGGTTAAGCTCTCAGCAAATCACAATTTAATCATAGAAATTATGCCATTTAATCCTAAACCATCAAGCATTAAGTCATCATGGCATCAACCAGGACCCATAAGCATCACATAGCATTTCTAGACATCCAATTCGAGCATTCATCAAGAATCTCATGttatttataagtgacgggtaactagtaTTTTTCCAGTTTATGAGTGAaagccataagtgacgggtaacctagttacccgtcacttattagaTGAtttaagtgacgggtgaagaggtcactcgtcacctataaatttctccCCAATACATGGGTGAACtccataagtgacaggtaacctagttaccGGTCACTTATTATACAATATAAGTAATGGGTTAAGAGATCATCCGTCACCTATAATTTTCTCCCtagcacatgggagacgctCATATGTGACGAGTAACAGTTATTACCTGTCACCTTTGTTCATCATTGATGATGGGTCcgtacccgtcaccaataactagtcatcagtgatgtgtTTGGGGTGACGAGTATGACCCATAACTGTCATCACCCGTCGcccatatttgttttttacGTATTGgttttccataaaaaaaaatgtcaagaatatatgaatGCATTACGTAGTATCATTCTCTTGGTCTAATTCATAACTTCTTAATCATTTATCATGTAAAAATTCGTTTAATATATAACAAGAACGGATGGAATAGTTTACACGGTAACCTGTACAGTATGGCGCGCGTTGAACTCTAAATCTAAGTTTGGCCCGAAGACTTTTTCTAGACACCTAATCCTAAAAAGGTTGTAAATAAACTATTCTGAGCGACAAAACGTTTCACCTTAGCTTTTTGAATGTACAAACAACACGTACGTGGTACGTCCATCCAAGACCAATGCCGCCCATTGTTTAGCTCTTCAATCTCAGGTTGTTTGGCGTTTGCTTTTTCCGCAAAATATTATAGTATGCATTAGCTTGCATTCTTCTTCGTTCCAACCACAACTTTATGTTTTGATCCTAGACATGATAACCACTTCTCTATATCGGACTGTTCCTTTTTGCAAATTAAATTTTAGATTCCGTGCTATGTATGTGTTCTTTAATTCGGACCGAACCTTGTGTTTTGATCGATATACAAGACGGCCACTAGTTCTCTAACTGGCCATTATTATTTTCGGGAAAAAATCTAGATTCCGtaagtttgttttttttattcattcCAACCGCAACTTGTGTCGTCCTGCGTGTTAGGTTTGCATTTTGTTTCCTGCTCCCAATGACTTGCTATCATAAGGACGTCGTCGTTATTCGCGTCTCGTGTTAGCTTTGCATATGTACTGTTGGCCCACCTTGCTACTTGCGTTTTGATCCAACGGCCAACATAATGACTTGTTGCCTTGAGATCGTTTTTATCCGCGATAGTTTTGCATATTCTGTCCCACTTCCGCTTCCAATCCATTGATGACGACAGCACGGCGACTTGTTCTCTTGGGTCGTCGTTACTCCGTGTTAGGTTTGCATTTTTCTTCCAACGCATGTTTGCATCATTGATGACAGCACATCAACTTGTTCTATACCACTCGTTTTCTTTAGGCCTCTGCTCAACTTCTCGAGGGtatctctctgttttttttggAATCTCGAGGGTATAGCTTTGCTAGTACATGTTTAGCAGTATTAAACCCAGAAAGGCCGATTTTGAAGTGCCGGAAAAGTGAAAGTATGAGATAGATTTAAATGGTAGATTTCGGAGAGAGTAGAGTCGATAGGAAATTTCTATGAAATCCGATCCCATGAAAATGTTTCCCCAAAATCAAATATGAAGTTTAGGAGTCAATTCCTTCGTATAAATCTTAGTTCctcacaaaattttaaaaaattatgttgTTCAAATTAAACACTAAAATGCAGTGGCGAAGCCAGAATCAGAATGATGATGATGCCATAGTGTAGTTTCCCTAGTGCCTTCAAAGAAATAGAGAGTGAAAATAAGTTAGTTACATGCAATTTTTTCGTTTACCGTAGTGCACGTGCACCAGGTAACATAATGTAGCTTCACCCCTGCTAAAATGGGCCACCCCCAGGCCTGCTTATGCTTAAACTTGTTGAAGCAAACATCGATCCAACACAGCACATGATTCCTCGCTGTTATTTTATTTAGTTCACTCTATAAGCTAGATTCGTCTATTTCATTTTTGATAAGGTGTATAGTCGCATCATATATATCAAATCGGATCAAGGGTGAGCGTTGGACACATCATGGAGCACGAGAGTTTAACACATGCACTTCGCTATATGACAGTTGCTCGGAAAGAGCCTGCCGCATATATAGATGCTCCTCCCACTCATCGGCTATCGCATCATCCCATCGATAGCTCTCTCAGCACCTGCTTCTCTTTCCTGCCTGCGTACACCGATCGATATACCGTACGCACACAGACCACGGCGAAAACTGAGGATGCAGCATGCCATGGTGAGCGTTGCGACGGGCGTGCTGAGCCCCCTCCTCGGCAAGCTCTCAGCCCTGGTGGAGAAGGAGTACGCACAGCTCAAGGGCGTGCGCAAAGAGACCATCTCTTTACAGGAGGAGCTGAGGAGCATGAACGCTCTGCTCGAGAGGCTGGCGGCCGAGGACGACCCCGACGTCCAGGTGAAGGAGTGGAGGAACCAGATCCGGGACCTCTCCTACGACATCGAGGATTGCGTCGACGACTTCCTGCGTCGCGTGGAGCACGACCACGGCAGCAAGAAGCCCGACGTGGGCTTCTTCCAGAAGAACATCTCCAAGCTGAAGGCGCTAGGGGCTCGCCACGACATCGCCGAGAAGATCCGGGAGCTGAAGGCTCGCGTCGACGACGTGAGCAAGCGGCGCAGCCGCTACAACTTCGAAGGAGCCAGCAGCTCTGCCGGCCCTGCCGCCGCTGCGGTGCCCATCGACCCTCGGCTGCCCGCTCTCTATGCCACGGCGCCGGGGAGCCTTGTCGGCATCGACGGGCCAAGGGAGGAGATCATTAAGTTGTTGACTGAGGGAGAAGGGGAGCTGGGGAATACTAGGCTCATGGTGGTCTCCATAGTGGGGTTTGGAGGGCTAGGCAAAACTACTCTCGCAAGCGAGGTGTACCGTGAACTGGGAGAGCAGTTTGACTGCCGGGTGATCGTATCGGTGTCCCAAAGCCCCGACATAATCAAGATTATTACCAAGATTCTATCGCGAGCCAAGGGGCAACCATCTCACATGTATGATGCCAGAGATCAGCAAGATCTAATCGAGGAACTTAGAAGCTATCTGCTACACAAGAGGTACTTAATCTTAAACAAGTTATTTTTCTTCGATCCATTATCCCAGTAGTATTCAACCGCGAATAGGCTTCCTGAGACCATATGTTTATCTTCTATTACAATAGTACTGGATGACTCTGAATACCCTTATTATTTGCTATGCTATTCCATTACAAGGCATACACATGCGTATGTTGTGCCTGTGTGGCGGTATAAAAAAATGACGAGTGCAAAATTACCTCTAATTAGTAATAACTATTACATGTTTAAGATTCACAAACATTCTTTAAGATATTTTGTTACTCTTGTAACTTGTTGCAGTTGACATGGTCGCCATCGTAGCTAAGTCAAATCAAATATTTACCTCCACCAAATATGCAAATGCCATATTTAAGGATTAAAGTAGAGTTGTATTTAATTTAATctcaaaaaaaaggaaaaagtggTGTGGGtctttctccctctcttctttttttccctagATTTCTAATAACAAGAGAACTTCTAGTATCTATTTCCCCCTCAAATTTCCCTCATTTAAGAAGTGCTATTGTGCCTTGAAATCTAGGTACTTCCTTGTAATTGATGATATATGGGATAAACATGTGTGGGAGGTTATTAGCTGTGCATTTCCGGACAATAATCACGGAAGCAGAGTGATAACAACTACACGAGTTGAGAGTGTGGCTAGAGCATGTTGTATCCATCGCCGTGAATGCATCTATAAGATGAATCCACTCAATGGAGAAGACTCAAGaagattattttttaatagaataTTTGGCTCTCAAGGTGCCTGCCCTAGTGAGCTGCAAGAGGTTTCATCTAAAATTTTAAGGAAGTGTGGAGGTTTGCCGCTAGCCATTATTACTATAGCTAGCCTTTTAGCTAGCCAAGCAGGCGAAGTGAAGGAATATTGGGAGTACCTGCAGAACTCCATGGGCTCCATTGTCGGGACAGATTGCAGCTTGGAGGTGATGAGACAAATACTAAACCTTAGCTACAAGAACCTTCCTCCTCATCTCAAgacttgctttctgtatcttgGGGCGTATCCAGAAGATACCGAGGTCTGGAGGGATGATTTGGTCAGGCAATGGGCAGCTGAAGGCTTTGTGGGCAGAATGCCTGTGGGGGCCGTCGGAGTTGCAGTCAACTGTTTCAACGAGCTGGTAAACAGAAGCATGGTTCAGCCGGTGAAGATTGACTACAATGGCGAGGTCTTGTCCTGCAGGGTGCACGATATGATGCTTGATCTTATCATTCGAAAGTACTCTGCAGAGGAGAACTTCCTCACCGTGGTAGAGCATTCACAGGAGATCAAGATCAGGGGATGGACCCACAGTGTTCGTCGGCTGTTCCACCTCTCCGATGCAGCAGAAAGGCGTCGCGATATGCGAATAGCAGCGGTGGACATTGATCCGTCAAAACTTCGATCTTTTTCAACCCTCGGGAGCTCCACCCTGGGCCATATCCCACCCTTGTCGGAGTTGAAGTTCATCCGAGTCCTGATCCTTGAGTTCCTTTTCCCCACGAAGGCGAGTGATGCAAGGACGGTCAACCTCACTGCCATATGCAAACTGTTTCAGCTGCGATATCTCAAGATCCGAAGCGAAGTTGCGATGCTGCTACCTACTCAGATTCGAGCGCTTCAACATCTAGAGACACTGGAGATAGTCAGCCCAAGAAAAAAGATGAGCATTGCCTTGCCATCGGACGTTGCTCAGCTCCCCTGCCTGTCTTACCTCAGCATCCTGCCGTGCATGGCAAGCCTGCCAGACGACATTGGCGCTATGAGATGCCTGCGCTCCCTGGCGTCCATTGTTCTGGAAGAGAACTCGCTAGACATCATCAGGGGGCTCCGGCATCTCACTAACCTGAAAGAGCTCTACGTCCGTGTCCCAGTAGATGACCGCTTCGTTGAGACGGCGGAGGCGCGCGTCGACGTTCTGTACTCTTCTCTCCCGGAGCACGGCGACTGCAAGCTGTATCTCACGGCCTGGTCTCCCTGGGCGTGGTTCCCAGTGGTTCCCCAGTGGGTTGGCCGCCTGGAGAAGTTGTACAGTTTGGAGATCGGCGTCGAAGAGCTGTGCAGGGAGGGCGTCGCCGTCCTCGCAGGGCTACCCGCCCTTGTCCGCCTCGACCTGTGGATCCGGGCCGCCCCGAGAGAAGGCATCGTCATCGCCGGCACAGGGTTCCCCGTCCTCAAGCACCTCATAGTCACCTGCAGGGCGCTGCGCCTGACCTTCGAGGCCGGTGCAATGCCCAGACTCCAGAAGCTCAAGCTGGAATTCAACGCGGACGGAGCGGCCGCGGAGCAGGGCGGGTGCGACAATAATGCCCTCGCCGGCGTCGAGCACTTGTCGGGACTCAAAGAGATCTACGCTCGTATTGGGGGCTTCGGCAGAAGGACTGCGGTGTCCGCGCTGAGGGACGCCATCGGCTTGCACCCGAGTCGTCCACGCGTGGACATCATCTGCATGCAGGGGAGATACGGATGACCAGAGAGACCTCAGCGACTAACAGAACGCCAATAATTTCccaaggtatatatatatatatattcaaattcaTGATAATTATGTATCTGTTTAATTCCGTCTTCCATTAAACTAGCTGACACAATACACATGTGTTGTCTAGTGGCAGAGCCAGAATTTCATTGCTAGATGTGCCGGCCGCAACTAGTTGCTAGAGCCCAGAGGGATGAGGCAGCCCGACCGCCGCATGTTCGCTCCTGCCGCAACATGGCGTGCGGCGCCCACCGCTAGTCGCCACAGCCCAGAGGGATGAGGTGGCCTGACCGCCGCCGTCGTGCGCGTGCCAGCCACGGTGGTCCAGAGGGATGAGGATTACACTGATTGTAAAGGGCTAACTTGAATTTAGACTTGACAGTAGTCTTGTCGATGGTAATAGACTTAGGTGAGATATATAATTATGATATTTTGGATCAAAATTCAGGGTAGTTCTAGCTTACTCGGACTACCCTTTAAATCTATCTATGGGGTTATCCTTCAATAATGTTTCTGACACAAAAATAGACTGGATGCACCAAGTCCAGAGTCCCC
This genomic interval carries:
- the LOC133922113 gene encoding disease resistance protein RGA5-like, with protein sequence MQHAMVSVATGVLSPLLGKLSALVEKEYAQLKGVRKETISLQEELRSMNALLERLAAEDDPDVQVKEWRNQIRDLSYDIEDCVDDFLRRVEHDHGSKKPDVGFFQKNISKLKALGARHDIAEKIRELKARVDDVSKRRSRYNFEGASSSAGPAAAAVPIDPRLPALYATAPGSLVGIDGPREEIIKLLTEGEGELGNTRLMVVSIVGFGGLGKTTLASEVYRELGEQFDCRVIVSVSQSPDIIKIITKILSRAKGQPSHMYDARDQQDLIEELRSYLLHKRYFLVIDDIWDKHVWEVISCAFPDNNHGSRVITTTRVESVARACCIHRRECIYKMNPLNGEDSRRLFFNRIFGSQGACPSELQEVSSKILRKCGGLPLAIITIASLLASQAGEVKEYWEYLQNSMGSIVGTDCSLEVMRQILNLSYKNLPPHLKTCFLYLGAYPEDTEVWRDDLVRQWAAEGFVGRMPVGAVGVAVNCFNELVNRSMVQPVKIDYNGEVLSCRVHDMMLDLIIRKYSAEENFLTVVEHSQEIKIRGWTHSVRRLFHLSDAAERRRDMRIAAVDIDPSKLRSFSTLGSSTLGHIPPLSELKFIRVLILEFLFPTKASDARTVNLTAICKLFQLRYLKIRSEVAMLLPTQIRALQHLETLEIVSPRKKMSIALPSDVAQLPCLSYLSILPCMASLPDDIGAMRCLRSLASIVLEENSLDIIRGLRHLTNLKELYVRVPVDDRFVETAEARVDVLYSSLPEHGDCKLYLTAWSPWAWFPVVPQWVGRLEKLYSLEIGVEELCREGVAVLAGLPALVRLDLWIRAAPREGIVIAGTGFPVLKHLIVTCRALRLTFEAGAMPRLQKLKLEFNADGAAAEQGGCDNNALAGVEHLSGLKEIYARIGGFGRRTAVSALRDAIGLHPSRPRVDIICMQGRYG